The proteins below come from a single Vitis vinifera cultivar Pinot Noir 40024 chromosome 9, ASM3070453v1 genomic window:
- the LOC100258774 gene encoding receptor-like protein kinase, whose product MLISTRYLPFYSPPNMGVVTVVLSFLLLWNCMCLFPVCGLSSDGKSLMALKSKWAVPTFMEESWNASHSTPCSWVGVSCDETHIVVSLNVSGLGISGHLGPEIADLRHLTSVDFSYNSFSGPIPPEFGNCSLLMDLDLSVNGFVGEIPQNLNSLGKLEYLSFCNNSLTGAVPESLFRIPNLEMLYLNSNKLSGSIPLNVGNATQIIALWLYDNALSGDIPSSIGNCSELEELYLNHNQFLGVLPESINNLENLVYLDVSNNNLEGKIPLGSGYCKKLDTLVLSMNGFGGEIPPGLGNCTSLSQFAALNNRLSGSIPSSFGLLHKLLLLYLSENHLSGKIPPEIGQCKSLRSLHLYMNQLEGEIPSELGMLNELQDLRLFNNRLTGEIPISIWKIPSLENVLVYNNTLSGELPVEITELKHLKNISLFNNRFSGVIPQRLGINSSLVQLDVTNNKFTGEIPKSICFGKQLSVLNMGLNLLQGSIPSAVGSCSTLRRLILRKNNLTGVLPNFAKNPNLLLLDLSENGINGTIPLSLGNCTNVTSINLSMNRLSGLIPQELGNLNVLQALNLSHNDLGGPLPSQLSNCKNLFKFDVGFNSLNGSFPSSLRSLENLSVLILRENRFTGGIPSFLSELQYLSEIQLGGNFLGGNIPSSIGMLQNLIYSLNISHNRLTGSLPLELGKLIMLERLDISHNNLSGTLSALDGLHSLVVVDVSYNLFNGPLPETLLLFLNSSPSSLQGNPDLCVKCPQTGGLTCIQNRNFRPCEHYSSNRRALGKIEIAWIAFASLLSFLVLVGLVCMFLWYKRTKQEDKITAQEGSSSLLNKVIEATENLKECYIVGKGAHGTVYKASLGPNNQYALKKLVFAGLKGGSMAMVTEIQTVGKIRHRNLVKLEDFWIRKEYGFILYRYMENGSLHDVLHERNPPPILKWDVRYKIAIGTAHGLTYLHYDCDPAIVHRDVKPDNILLDSDMEPHISDFGIAKLLDQSSSLSPSISVVGTIGYIAPENAFTTTKSKESDVYSFGVVLLELITRKRALDPSFMEETDIVGWVQSIWRNLEEVDKIVDPSLLEEFIDPNIMDQVVCVLLVALRCTQKEASKRPTMRDVVNQLTDANAPARGKNS is encoded by the exons ATGCTGATTTCGACCAGGTATCTTCCGTTCTACTCCCCTCCCAACATGGGAGTTGTTACTGTTGTTCTGTCGTTTTTGTTGTTGTGGAATTGTATGTGTTTGTTTCCTGTGTGTGGTTTGAGCTCTGATGGGAAATCTCTAATGGCTCTCAAGAGCAAATGGGCAGTGCCCACTTTCATGGAAGAGAGCTGGAACGCCTCTCATTCCACCCCATGTTCATGGGTTGGAGTTTCATGTGATGAAACCCACATTGTGGTTTCTCTTAACGTCTCCGGTTTGGGAATATCCGGCCATTTGGGTCCGGAGATTGCAGATTTGAGGCACTTGACCAGTGTCGATTTCAGCTACAACAGTTTCTCAGGTCCAATTCCGCCGGAGTTTGGAAATTGCAGTCTTCTGATGGATTTAGACCTGTCTGTGAATGGTTTTGTTGGTGAAATACCCCAAAACTTGAACAGTTTGGGGAAGTTAGAATATCTGAGCTTTTGTAATAATTCATTGACTGGTGCAGTCCCTGAATCCTTGTTTCGGATTCCGAATTTGGAAATGCTTTACCTGAATTCCAACAAACTCAGTGGTTCAATCCCTTTGAATGTTGGAAATGCTACTCAGATTATAGCCCTATGGTTGTATGATAATGCATTATCAGGCGACATTCCTTCTTCCATTGGAAATTGTAGTGAATTGGAGGAGCTTTACTTGAATCACAACCAATTTTTAGGGGTTTTGCCTGAAAGTATAAACAATCTTGAGAACCTAGTTTATTTAGATGTGAGCAATAACAATTTAGAGGGTAAAATTCCTTTGGGTTCAGGCTATTGCAAGAAATTGGATACTTTGGTTCTGTCAATGAATGGTTTTGGTGGCGAAATTCCACCAGGTTTGGGCAACTGCACTAGCTTATCGCAGTTTGCTGCTTTGAACAATAGGTTATCAGGTAGTATTCCATCTTCCTTTGGACTGCTACATAAGCTCTTGCTTTTGTACCTCTCTGAAAATCATTTGTCGGGAAAGATACCACCTGAGATTGGGCAATGCAAGTCCTTGAGAAGCTTGCATTTATACATgaaccaacttgagggggaaaTCCCAAGTGAATTAGGGATGTTGAATGAGTTACAAGACCTCCGTTTATTTAATAACCGGTTAACTGGTGAGATTCCTATTAGTATTTGGAAGATTCCAAGCCTCGAGAATGTTCTTGTGTACAATAACACTCTTTCTGGAGAACTGCCTGTAGAGATAACTGAGCTCAAGCACCTGAAGAACATTTCCTTGTTCAACAATCGGTTCTCTGGAGTCATACCTCAACGTTTGGGGATTAACAGTAGTTTGGTGCAGTTGGATGTTACAAATAATAAGTTCACTGGTGAAATCCCAAAAAGTATTTGCTTTGGAAAACAACTGAGCGTGCTGAATATGGGTCTGAATCTACTTCAAGGTAGTATTCCTTCTGCTGTAGGAAGCTGTTCAACTTTGAGAAGATTGATTCTTAGGAAGAATAATCTGACTGGGGTTCTTCCCAATTTTGCAAAAAATCCTAACCTTTTGTTGTTGGACCTCAGCGAGAATGGCATCAATGGAACAATTCCATTAAGCTTGGGGAACTGTACCAATGTCACCTCCATCAACTTGTCAATGAACAGGCTTTCAGGACTAATACCCCAAGAGCTAGGAAACCTTAATGTTCTTCAGGCTTTGAATCTTTCTCATAATGATTTAGGAGGTCCATTGCCATCTCAACTGTCAAATTGTaagaatttgtttaaatttgatGTGGGGTTTAATTCATTGAATGGTTCATTCCCATCAAGTTTAAGGAGCTTAGAAAATTTGTCAGTTTTGATTTTGAGGGAGAATCGTTTTACTGGGGGTATTCCATCTTTCTTGTCTGAACTACAATATCTTTCAGAGATACAGCTTGGTGGAAATTTTCTGGGAGGAAATATCCCTTCATCGATTGGAATGTTGCAGAATCTAATCTATTCATTGAATATCAGTCATAACAGATTGACAGGTTCACTTCCCTTAGAGCTTGGGAAGTTGATCATGCTAGAGCGATTAGATATATCTCACAACAATCTTTCAGGGACTCTATCAGCTCTTGATGGACTCCATTCGTTGGTCGTGGTTGATGTTTCATACAATCTTTTCAATGGTCCTCTCCCAGAAACTCtacttttgtttttgaattcaTCTCCTTCATCACTTCAGGGCAATCCTGACCTTTGTGTCAAATGTCCTCAAACTGGTGGCTTAACTTGCATCCAGAATAGGAATTTCAGACCATGTGAGCATTACTCAAGCAACCGGAGAGCCcttggaaaaattgaaattgcaTGGATAGCTTTCGCATCATTGCTCTCATTTCTTGTGCTTGTTGGACTTGTTTGCATGTTTCTCTGGTACAAAAGAACAAAACAGGAAGACAAGATCACTGCTCAAGAGGGTTCATCTTCTCTACTCAACAAAGTAATAGAAGCTACTGAGAATCTCAAAGAATGCTATATCGTTGGAAAAGGAGCCCATGGAACTGTTTATAAGGCTTCGCTGGGTCCAAATAATCAGTATGCCTTAAAGAAACTTGTGTTTGCAGGGCTTAAAGGAGGAAGTATGGCTATGGTTACAGAAATTCAAACAGTTGGAAAGATCAGACACCGGAATTTGGTCAAGTTGGAAGATTTCTGGATAAGAAAGGAATATGGTTTTATCTTGTACAGGTACATGGAAAATGGAAGCCTTCATGATGTTTTACATGAGAGGAATCCCCCACCAATTTTGAAGTGGGATGTTCGCTACAAGATAGCCATTGGAACAGCCCATGGATTAACATATCTGCACTATGACTGTGATCCTGCAATTGTGCATCGAGATGTCAAACCAGATAACATACTTCTAGACTCAGATATGGAGCCTCATATCTCTGATTTTGGTATTGCTAAGCTGCTGGATCAGTCCTCTTCTTTGTCACCATCCATCTCAGTTGTGGGTACAATTGGATATATTGCACCAG AGAATGCATTTACAACAACAAAGAGCAAAGAGTCTGATGTGTATAGCTTTGGGGTTGTCCTGCTTGAACTGATTACCAGAAAAAGGGCACTGGATCCTTCATTTATGGAGGAAACTGACATTGTGGGGTGGGTTCAGTCTATTTGGAGGAACTTGGAAGAAGTTGATAAGATTGTTGACCCAAGCCTTCTGGAGGAATTTATAGATCCAAATATCATGGATCAAGTGGTTTGTGTGCTTTTAGTAGCTTTAAGATGTACGCAAAAGGAGGCAAGCAAAAGGCCTACAATGAGAGATGTTGTTAATCAGTTAACAGATGCAAACGCTCCTGCCAGAGGCAAAAACAGCTAG